The region CAACCTGAGCCTTCCCACAGGGAGGCTCCAGAGCTGGTCTGCTCCGACATTAGCTATCCCCCAACTCCCACCAAGAGCACAGGACAGGGGAGTGTCATATATGGCCAGGCCTGAGGCCATCCTCAGAGGTCCCTTTTGAAGTAGCCTCCGCTGACCCTGAGCGGGTACCCAGCTTGAAGCTGAACTGAAAACTCCTGAAACTGGGCCACTCAGGGCCAGGGTACAGGAGGTGCCCCTCATATGCTCTACAGAGAAAGAGGGTAGCAGGGGTGTTGCTGGCCTGGGTCAGAGCCTCCTGCCCACTTCTCCACCTGGACCTACCCGGTGTTTGCCAGGGTGGCTCTCACACTGACCCACACAGCCACGAAGATGGCGGGCAGACCTGTGGGCACAGAGGGAGACAGTGTGTGAGGGACTGTTCATGATATCTCTCTCCTCAGCCCACCTTGCCAGTCCCATTCCCCTCATCCCTGGTGACCCCCAGCTTAGCCCACCATTGTCCCTAACCCCCCTCACCCTGGGCACATGGGCTAATTGGTGACAGAGCCCTACTCTTGCGTGTGCTGCCCTGCTGTCCACACAGCCTCCCCTCAGGGCTCCAGCCCTCAGGACCCTGTTCAGCCCTCTGCCCTCATCTTGGTTCCGCATCTTGTACCACACATGCACTCCTGCTGGGCACTTGGTGAATAAGGTATCACTAATTTATCCACACCCAGTCcattctgccctcccctcccctaaaGGGTGCTGCTCTGGGCTAGGGTTTCCCTGTGAGGGAGGGAGCTTATCATCACGGGTTTTCTATTCCAGCACTGCCACCCTTTAAAAAGTCCTAGCCccatggatgaggctggataggGTGTGCTGTTGTTCCAGGCTGGGTAAAGGGCTACAGGGAAATCTCAGTGTGCCCAGGCCCAAGTCAACTCAGATGGTACATGGTACCTCTGAGTGAGTTTTGCCTCTAGGAAGGAGCCCAaatccccaccctctgcccccacaCACTTCATTCTAGGCCCAGGGTACCCTTGGGAAGGGCAGGGCATGACCTGGGTTTATGCGAGGAAAAGAGCTGTGACATTCCTGTGCCACAAAGTTCTCTGTGTTCCCCTATCTGTGTGCTTCCTGCCCACACTGATACCCTCTAGCCCCAGAGCCCACATCAGCCTGCAACTCTGGGGCTTGCCACGGATGAGGTCAAGGTCAGAGTGTCCACCAAAGGGCAGGGAGGCTATGGCTGTTGATGCGAGGGCCTCTAGGTGCTGAGCGCAGGGAGGGCTGCAGCCACCCAGCCTACCCCTCTGCAGTCTGGCCAGCTGCCCCGGAGCCTGGCCAAGCTCTGGAGCTGCCAACAATAATGGACAATTATTGGTAACTCGAGCCCGTGGTGGGAGGAGTGCAGAACCCCAGCAACCCATTCTGCAGAGGAGCTGCTGAAGCCTAGATGATGCTAGAGCCAGGGCCTGCAGTTCTGGGCCATGGACCCTGTGGGCAGGGTGGCAGAAGCATGGGCAGCTCCATGCAGTGTGGGGACTGGTGGAGAAGTGGGGctcagggtggagggagggttCCAGATCCCTACTGCAGCCCCAGCAGTGGTGATACAGTGGTGAAAACAGCTGCCTTCCAACTCCAGCCCCAGGCTGACCTCTGACCCAAGATCCACTCTGATCCTGAGTGGAATCTTGACCTGAGAGTCCCCCGCTCCCTCTCCTGGGCTGAGCCTCACCCCCGGGTGAACCTGCCTCCAGGTGAGCCCCAACTCCAGGCTGAGACAACCCCAAGTGAACCCTAACCCTTGGCCAAGCCCTGTTCCCTGAgcttggggcggggggcagtCAGTCACAGAAGGCTCACCACCTGCTGCCTCACATCCGGCACAGGATACGCTGTATGGTTGCCTTCCCCTCAGTGGCACTCTCTGACCCTGCCGCCCATGGTCCCACCCTGCTTGCACCTCACTGCCTGCGTGCCTGCGTACCCCAGCCGAAGATCGTGAAGCCCCAGAGGTACTTCTTCTCTGAGAAGAAGGCCATGAAGATGAGACTGTGCAGGTACAGCCCCTCCACCAGAATCCAGTAGTAGTTGGTAGCCAGGAAGTAAAGGAAGAAGGTCACAGTCACCCGGCAGCCCACCTAGGAGACCAGCTGGTGTTAGCCAGAAAGCGGGGCCTGCATctggggagggctgggctgggggctgggccgtGGGAGGGGGTGCTGGTAAGATACGCCAGGTGCTGGTCAAGCTGGTGAGGAAGGGACAGGCTCTACCAAGGACAGGGCctgaggggtgtgtgtggagaCGATGTTGCCCAGGCAGGAGGGCACTGACGACGGGGGTGGGGGATCAAGGTGAAGAGGTGGCGTGACTGGGGGTCCTGGGCCGAGGCAGGAGTGTTGATGAAAgtgcggggaggagggggaacaCCCACAAAGCTCTGGGCAACAGGGCCTGGAAGCAGGGCTGAGAGGTGCAGTGGACGCAGAGAGGTGGGTGTGAGTGGCCTGAAGCGCGTGGCTGCAGGAGACAGGCGGGGGCGAGGGCAGAGGCGCCCCAGGGTGAGTAGGGATCCCGCGAAGCCATTGGTGGCGAGGGGCCCCGGGCGGGCGCGGGCCGCCGGAGGGGGCACTCACGtagccggcggcggcggcgggcggcggcggtgCCTGGGCGATGGCGCGCAGCTCTTCCTCCGTGAGGCGCTCAGCCTCATCAAGCGTGGCGCCGGAGTAGAGCACCGCGTCCTTGACGAAGATGCTCACGGCACGAAGCATGAAGGACAGGAACAGGTGCATGTGGATGTAGTTGCGTGTGCAGTGCAGCCTCCTGCGGAGCGCGCGACAACACCGTGGGTGGGGGCACGGGGACGCGCGGCGGGAGGGCACGGAGCGGGGCTTGGTGTGCAGGGGTACAGTGAGGGGAAGAGAGACCTCATGCCTCCGCCCCGTCCAATCACGCTCTTGGCCACGCCCCACGCCCCCCACCTCGGCCCCTCCCCGACCACGTCCCCTCCCCACCGCAGACCCCCGCCCCACTCCTCGCCCCGCCCACCTAAAGTAGGCCAGGATGAGGACAGCCACGGTGAGAGAGGCCAGCGAGACGGAGTAGCCCACGGTGTAGATCATGCCCAGGCGGTCAAACACCTCCTGTGCAGGTGGGGAGTTACTGTCAGAGCCCTGGGACTGGGGTGAGCATCAGGTTAAGGGTCAGAGGCCACTTTAAGGTTGCTGGAGGAGTCAGGACTAGGTTCAGGGGTCAACAGTGGAGTGGGGTGGCCTTATACGGGTCAGGTTAGGGAGGGGGAAGCCTCGCACCCGTTCACGAGTCTCATTGGTCAGGAACTTGACGCACTCGCTGTAGTTGGCCCATGTCCGGTTGTGCCCTGGCACCAGCTCCCAGCTGCCATTACGGTCACAGCGACGGTAGGCATGGCCTGCAGGTCCGTGGGAGGGTCAGGGCAGGCAGAGAGGTCTGGAACCACTGAAGCCCTGAGCTCCAAGTCCTGACATCCCTGTGGTCCCCACCCTACTCCAGCCTACCTTACCTTTATGATTGAAGTCATAAATGTAGTCAGGACAGGGCATGGCCACCACCTCACCTGGTGCCCCTAGCGGCCAGCACAGGATGTGGTCCCACTCTGGCAGGCAGGGGCGCCCTGTGACCACAGAGGTAGACAGAATAGGTGGGGGACATCAGTCAGATCCATGGTTAATGACCCAGAGGAATAAACACACCTGTGGTCTCTGGCTCCCTCAGGGATAGGTGTGCCCCAAGACTGGAGAACTCAGGCCTGGAGCATTCTGGAGAGAATGTATTGAGCCCTTACTCCCTACTGTGCCCTGCACACACCTGGCCTCATAGAATTCCCTACAGACCCTCTATGCAGGTGCTGGTAATGGTCCTATTTTCTAGATTGGCTGGCAGAGGCCAAGAGAGGTGAGTGATTTACCAAGGTCATACAGCCCAGGGCCCTGTCCTCCTCTGGTGCTCAGCCCCTAGCCAggcctctctcttttctctctgttcttggtCCCACCTTCCAGGTGTCCCTAAAGAAGAGCAAGTTCCCAGACTAACTGTCCCTCAGCAGAGAATGTTTCCTATGTGCTCCTTGCCCAGGGACCATGGACTAGAGGAAGAAGGTCTAGTTTCCAGTGCCAGCTGGACTCCTGAAGAGCTGCCCACCTCATGCAGGTGTCTACCCTCTTtgcacttcagtttcttcattgggaaattgggattgataTGCACTTCCACCACTATCCAAGACCCAccctgagcacctgctatgaGACTCTGGTGACCACTCGTGCGGGTACATATAATCCCCCAAATCTAAGTGCTAACTGTGGGATTCAAGGCAGGCGACACATCCCACTTTGGGGCTCCAGCCTCACAGCAGAGATGCTAAGTGACCTTGGAGAGTCTCCAGCCTCTGAATCTTCCACTTTCCACTCCCAGCTCCCTTCTTTCCCCCTGCAGGGCTCCAACCACAGGACTCTCCAGCCACCCTGGAAGGTTGCCTTGATGGCTAGACCCACCCCAGCTTGGTGAAAGGCTCTCTGTCCTGGGCACCATATTCCCAGCCCCGCCTGGCCAGGCCCACAATTCCCTCTGATCCCTGGGGAGCCACAGGGTGACCACAGCCTCCCAGATGTGGCCCATCTGGAATCTGCTGCCCACCCAGCCGGTTCAAACTGGCCCTGTGGCTGCAGCCTGGGCTCTGCGTTTGTCTCTCCTTACCTCCCTGAGGGACAATGCAGCCCGCATCTCCCTCCCTGTCTTCTCTTCTGCCCTCCTTGTCCCACTGTCTGGCCCCACCCCTTCACAGCCGTCCTTCTGTCCTGCTCTGTCTCTATGGCCAACCCCACTATGTGTCTTGAGGCACCCTCCTCTGACACCCTGAGTCCCAGTCCCAGTGTGTGCCTCCTGGtcccctctctgtctcttcctgcctctctttgtctctgggtctctcccagcctctccctgcccctctgtCTCCCGGGTTCTCTGTCATCTCTCTccatgggaggggccacagcccTGGGTCCACCCCTGAGGTGTGCGGTCAAGTTCTCTGCCCACATCTCCTGGGGGCCCTAGTCCATCCAGCGTGCCTGCCCCCTCCACACTCTGCCCACCCAGCTGAGTCTCCTCCTAGCACCTCCCCTTCTACAAGAGCCGAGGAGCATGAGCTCACATGAAGACTGTAGAGCAGTGGGGCAAGTGGGTCCGAGTTGGTCTCAGATGGATGCATGGAAGCACAGACGTACCTCGGTGCCTGCTGCCAGTGGACACCTCCTTGTCCTCCTCAGACTCAGGGTAGAGCTTCCCAGATGCCTtctctttcttgggcttccctgatgtgGATGCAGATGCCCATCCTTTGTCTGATTCCATTATGTCAGCTGGAGAAATTAGGGCAGTTATGGCTGTCAACAGCACTGCAGCAGAAGACCCAGGGTACCCTCCTGCCTCAGACTCCCCCTTTGTACAATGGGGGTTGTCCCCTGCCCTGCTGACACCTAGGCTGATGACAGGTAGGGACGTGCTTTACAAACTGTAAAGTGCTTGCCAGGTGCAGGAGTAATCAGTCGGCATGGAGACTGTAAACAAGGGGTTCAAATGGTAACGGACACAATTCAGGTGTGGGATCAACTAGTGAGTGGGTTGAGCGGTAAATCTGGGCAGAAATGTCTGACCCAGGAGTCATAGCCAAAGCCCACGCAGGAGGCGAAGGCCCCACCAGGGGGCGCATGGCAAAAGTAGACAGTAGTGGTGATGTCAACAGAGGTGAAACAGTGAAAATGAAGCCAGGCCAGAGCGCCGTGTAGGTCGAGAAGCTGGTGGTGCGAAAGACAAGAGCAAGAGTGTGCAGTTGTCAAGGGAAGACAGATGAGCCCACCTACCCCATCCCCTGCCCTAGGATACCCGAGTAAGGGGTTCACAGCTTCCACAGGGGACCCTGGAGACTCTCCATCTGAGATGGGGCCTGGCCTTTCCCTCCACTGGAGAGATGCCTGAGGTCTCTCTTCCTTGCTGAAAGTCTTCCTCATTATCTAACCTTCAGCTACAGCCCAAGCCAAGGCCCCCTGGCCCTCCCATGTCGGGGTTTGTGGCAACAATGAGAAGCTGAGTGCAGACACCCTGGGCTGGGATAGAATGGCCGTGCGCGTTTTCCTGCCTGCACCCTGGGGCATCAGTAGGGTGGGGGTAGCAGGATGAGGTAGAGTGGGAAGGGAAGGCCTCCATCGTGGACAAAGAGAGGACAGAGGGAGGTGCCTCCATGCTTCCACAACCAGAAAGACGGCTGGGTTCAGGACCACCCGGACCCTGATGTGACTGGGGCACGGGACCAGGGAGCCACTGGTGAGGCcagtgtgggcagggctgtgacTGCAGAGCCCATGTGAGTCCCTGTGAAAGGAAGCGAAGTCTGGGGGCTCCAGGGTATGTCATTGTGTGCTTGCCTCCCGGGTGTGCAACAGCATCCTCTCCCTGCAGTCTGAGGGCCAGCTCAGGGGAGGAAGCTGTTCTTGCCTGCCAGTCAGGTGGGGTCTGGGCCTCTTCCAGGTTGAGGAGATTAATCAGACAGAAGTCAGAGGCCTGGATGTTTGCTAATGAAGCTCCATTTCCGCTTCCAGGAAATGGACTCAAGGAAGAGACCAGCTTGAGACTGGGGCAGGAGCTGTGAGGTCAGGTGAGTGCCCCTCCCAGCTTCACCGTGGCAGGGGTCCCATGGAGATGCTGTGTTGGTAGAAGGAAGCCTTCCTACCCCATCAAGAACCCTTTACTGGACAGTGGCTGTGAATGACATAGAAACCCATCCGTATCCCTCTATTCTCCTCCCCTTCCAGCCCCATTCTCCTGACCCTGGACACCTCTGCCTTGCCCTTTGCCCGGGGGGCCTTTTTCAAAGACCTATTCTTCCTTCTGCACCTGCACTGGAtacctcctcctcctgcaggaaGCTGTCCCAGCCCACTCCAGCGGGGTCTGGAGCCCTAGTCAGTGCTCCTGATAGTGGCGTGGCTCACTAGATCTAAGCCAGTTTGAGGTAATTCAGACAGTAGTTGCCTCCATAACCTCCTATCCCCACCCTGGGAGGGGAGGCTCAGTGCATCTCTGAGCCTGCTGACTTTAATCTCACCTGACTCACCCCATTTTTGGTCCTCACTTTGGCCTGGCCCACTTTACCTGGACCTACCCTCCCTTGGTGCCACTTGGTTCTGCATCATGGACTCCCACCTTCCTCTGGCCCCTCTGTCTCCTGACCTTGCCCCCAGACCCTCCTCCTTTGGCCCCGCCCCCACCTGGCCTCTGCAGGACTTCTTTGAGCCGCTTCTCACATTGGGCCTGGGCACGGTGCAGCAAGAAGATCTGCTCCTCTTTGGTCATGACGTCATCTGCATCCACCTACCAAGCCGAAGGTCAGATTGCAGGCAGGACTTCCCAGCAGAGCGGCAGACTCCACAACTATCCCAACCTCCTTGAGGGATTCCCCCCCTTTCCAAAGAATGCGGGAAATCTGCCTTATGTagctccattgtacagatgggaagCCTCGGCTTCAAGGGGAAGGGCCTGCCCCACCATAGGGAAAAAAGGCGGAGGGGTGCTGTCCCCTGCTTGCCCGATAGTAACCCCATAGGCTGCAGCCACTGATATTCTCTGTCCAGTCTGTTCCCCAGGGGTACGTGGGAAAGGGATGGAATGTCCCAGGGTGGATCCTCACAGGATCCTGGCTGTCTACTGGGGACCTGGGTGAAGAGGGGGTGGATAAGGGGTGGTGAACTCTGGGGAAACAAACGGAGCCTGGATTCCTTCAAGTCCTAGTGCCCTCGGGACCTTGGGAGTCACCAATTTCCATCCTGGCCCTCTCCCCAGTCAGTGCTTTCCCCGTGAATGGAGAGTGCCTCAGCTCCTCCCACCCTTGAGGtcccaagagggagaggatggagAAATTGCTGGCAAGTGGTCTGGGTTGGGCGGGGCACTCCTGTGCAGGCTGTGGGTGGGAGTCACCCACATCCATTGCTTATCTGGAAGTTTCCCTGCATCCAAGTAGACCCTGTGTTCTGATGATGTGGACAGGCCTTTgctcctgctgttccctctgcctggaatgtccttcctttctttccttccggCACGTACACCCTGGGTATTGGCTGCCACCCACGAGGATTCACTGGCATCATTTTaaggaagggagcaggaacaTCATGGAGTTGGGGGTGAGATGGGACTCAGTCTGAGCCTCTTGTTTCCCTGACTTAGGGTTGGAAGGAAATCAGAGGGTAAAGGCAGCATCCTGCCCCGGGAACAACTCAGTGTGCCCAAGCCCAGCCACTCCCATGAGTGGGACCCACAAGAGGTTAATGCATCCCCTCAGACCCCACCTTGACACCCAAGTCAGGGCCATGTCCCTGCAGACCCCCAGGACAGAGCCTGGTTCCGTTAGACCTTCAACAGGCAGAGCTGCATCCCCTCAGACATCCCCTGTCAGGGCCGGGTCCCTTCAGTCTGAGCGGAGCTTTGGAGGGTGGGAGAGCCcagaggaggcaggggagggaggtggaggtggggggaaggggcgggCCCCAGCATGCGGGGGTGGGCGGCCTGCCGGGAGGGTCAGGGAGCCCGCTGCAGGGAGAAGTTAATTGACCGAGTCTCTCGGTGGCAGCAGTAAGGGCTTCTAGGGCCAAGGAGTCTCCAGTTGGCTCGGCTGGGCTTGGGTTCTGCTGGTTTCACTTAGCAGAGGCGCGTGCGCGTCTttgcgtgtgtgcgtgtgagtggCGGCACAGCCTTGAGTGGCCGCGCACAACGCTGTCTGGCTCGTGTGTGCAGTCGTGTGTGTCCCTGTCTCTGTATATTCTCACGTGGGGATTGTCCAGCATACACATTTGGGACGTGAGCCTGAGGTGTCTGTGAACATGCATGTGTACCTGTGTTTTTGGGCAAGGGTCCCCGTGTGTGTGTCTGCGAGTGTGTGATACGGTTGCTCATTAGCCTGCATGTCTGTGGGTGTCTGTGCTTTCGCGGATCACTGGCGTCTGAGTTGGACCCTGAGATCTCAGCTGGACCCAATGCCCAGGAAGGGCTGGAGAGATTCCCACGTGCTTGCTGCTGGCCCCTACAGGTCCTTTAACTTCCCCCCCACCCACAGCTAAGGCTGAGCAGGCTGGGGCAGAAGTAGCCCTGGGGAGATGGGGCTTGAGGGAGGACAACTCGGGCTTTCCCTAATCCAGGGGGCTCCAAGACTAACCTGAAGTTCTCTTTGTGCCTCTGGCATTGGGGATCCAAGCTGCTGAGGGGTCTGATCCCTGCGTAGCTGCCctgcccatcccacccccactacAGCACCCTTTCACCTCCATTTCGATTACTGCAACTAGTACCTCTGTCagtaaccaccaccaccatcaccaccacgaccaccaccaccaacacaacCATGCCGCCCACCGCCAATACCACCGATACCACCAGCAGCGGCAGCGGCACCATTACCACCATGAGCACTAACTACTACTACCATCGGTATacccaccatcatcaccatcacaacTGGTAGAACAtcattaccatcaccaccaccagtgCTGTTTCCACCAGCACAATTACCACCgtgaccatcaccaccacctccagTATTACCACCAGCGTTGCCATCACCGTCCCCACCAGCACCATTACCACCAAAGGCAACATCGGCACCATCACTGCCACCAGCCCCATAACCACTGTCAGTACCACCTTTCCTACCGTCTTACCCTTACTCCCTCAGCATGCCCCCTTCCCCACCGCCCCTTCTCGTTCTGCCCACCTTCATCTCTTTCAAGATGAACAGATAATCACCAGATTTTTTCCAGCTGAGGAAAAGCTCCTGAGTGGCTGACAGGCCTCCACCAGTCCCCAAAGTCTGGCACACCAGCCCTCCCGATAGACAGACTAGCCCACTGATGTGACCCACTGAGGGCTACGGCTGATGGCCTCTAGACTAAAGGCAGGCAGCCATGGGTTGAAAACTGCCCATTTGGCAGACTGACAAACAGGTGTGCAGCTGGGTGACGACCAGGAACTGACCCACACACCCTCTCAAAGGCCCAAGGCATCTGCTCAGCCGCCACCTACTGCTACTGCTGCACTCTATGGCCAAGAGGAGGCACAGCCTCTTTTCTGGAGTCTCATTTCCTGGTGGATCTGGGAATGCCCAGGAGAGGGGAAGGTATGTGCTTCAGGCACCAGATAGCCCCCAGATTCCTTCACCCACAGGGACAGTGGCACCACCTCTGGCCTCCCTGGACTGTACGACCCATTTCTCTGTCACCCAATCATGGCAGAACTGCCACTGCAGCAAGAAGAATTCAAGCCAAGGAGTCAAGAGAGCACTTTCCCAAGGAGTGGAGGGCAGCTCTACACCAAGAGCATCCCCACTTGCTTTAGAGTACAGCTCCCCTGCCTGGAATTCGTCCATCACCTCTCCCTCCAGCTGCACCCTCTCCTCATCTAAGGAGATTCTGCCACCAGCACCGGAACTTGAATCCTGTCTCCACCACTGACTGGCTTTGTATCTTTGGCAAAGCTGTTTAACCCttgtgcctcagtctcccacatgtaaaatcaggataataatagggctgttgtgagggttaaatgaggtcctGTATGAAAAgcttgggcaggggtggggcccaCAAAAAGCTGGTTGCTATTATCACCACTGGGTCAGCAGCAGCACCAAGTCATGGCTCCCCACCTCCGGCTATGGGCCACCGTGCTGCCAGGCACCATGGGTGCCCCCAGGCTCAggacccagagaggcaggaggagactGTCTGAGTAGATGACTGAGACCAGGGGGCCACAGTGAGGAGCGGGTAGGTGGTGGGACTCCAAAGAGGATTGGGAGCAAGGAGTAGAGGAGGGCCTGCAGGTGAGGTGTGCCTGGCAAGCTTTTGGGGTGAAAGGACACCCCAATGACTCCCTGCATTTCTGAATCCACCCTGGACTCACACTAAGATTCAGGGTCACTGCCAGACCCCCATACTCGGGCTTAAGGGGCAGGAgggcccctcctctgcctctgccctgagTGAGGTCTCTTCTAATGGAGCGATGCAGAAAATGCTGATAGCTCTGATTCTCCTCCTGGCCTGGCCACTCCATCCGCTGCGCCCTCCCCGACCAGCCCCTTTCCCCCTGCAGAGTTCGGTTCTTCCTGGCCTAGCTCCTGGTAAGGAGGACTCAGACTTGTATCATTTTAGATCCAGAGAGTCTGTGCATCTCAGGTCTCACGGATGAGGACTGAGGGACCTGGAGCTGGGTCATGGCCAAGGGTCAGTTAGTCCATACCCACCACTGATAGGGTCACCTAGCCCTGGTGCCAGGTGTCCCAAACCCCTCTTCCTCCCACACCCCTCCTACGGTCTTGGGTTAGGGCTGACTTCCCCTGACCTAACCATTGTAGGGCTTGGCTGTAGCACTCTCCCCACGTTCAACCCTCCAGCATGGAACCTtcctgtgtgcacacacgtgcctGATCTGCAGTTTGTGAATATGCAGGGAGAGAAGTGGCCTGGGAGCCTGGGGCTGGTATTTGTGGGGCCACAGGCAGGGTGCAGATGGGGGCTGGAAGCCAGTGTGTTATCTACAAACATAGAAGCTGCTGTCTCAGGGAGAAAGTAATGTGTGGTCAAGAAGCCCGGATGTGTTTCTCATTTCCTGAGTTCAGAAgctcaaaggaagagaaaagccaTTTGCTGCTCAGTACCCCTCCCGCCCCGGAGCAAGCAGCTCCTTCTAACTCAGCTCCCAGGGAGACCCCACTGAGAATGGTGTTGGAGCTGCAGATGGCAGTGATGGTGGCAGTGGGGGTAGAGGTGAAGACAGTGAGTGGGGCAATGTCAAGGCTagtgatggtgatggaggtgtGATGGTGACAGTGGTGGTGGAGAGTCAGTTTCGTGCCACTGACCAAATGAGGGCCACCCCGCTCAGTTCCTCTCCTAACTGCCAAATTCCACACACTTGCTGTCTGTGATCCCAGACATGCCTACATTTTCCTCCTCCGGGCAAAACAAAGGAGGAAATACAAGGGGTCCTTCTTCAGCTGCTGACACCTCTGTCTCTGGGAAAGAGGCTCCTTCTACTGCTTGGTGTTAGCCTCAGGATGCCCTCCTGGGTCATCTCATCCATCGCTCTGACTGGGGTCGGCCTGCTCCCCCGGGGGAAGGCAGCTGCTGGCTTCTTGCTCACCTCTAGAGAAAGCAGATCTACCAACATTCATCCCTGGATGTGACCAGTGTCTCCCACCCCATGAGAGCCCCTCTACATGTTGGCACCAGCCATTGCTCCTGGAGCTTTAACCACATCTCCTTCAACATCTCCATCTTACAAATGAGGCCACTGAGGCGAGAGTACAGTTAGAAGGAAGAGGGCCAGGAATGGAGCTAAGGTCTGCTTGATACTGAAGCAGCAACcccagaggaagggaaagaaaggaggaaggaagtacCCCGCCACATGGATCCTCTAGTGCCAGCCTCGATACCAGTTTTCCACAGAGTTCTTCTGGATTTTATCTTTCACTGTGTCAAGCAAGAGCCTCTTTGCAGAGCACCTAAGGCAGCTTCCACAAAGGTAATTCAGGAATGGAGGTAGACGTAGAGGTGATCAGATGGTGATGGCGTTGGTGACGGCAGCTTGTGCTCAGCTCTAACTGGGCAGAGGATAGTTGCACCCTCGTATTAGGAGGAAGGAGAGTTTGTACCTTCAGaaaagccagaaggagaaaaccTTGGCTAACAGGAGACCCCCTCGTGACCTCCTGGCCTTCCTGCCCCTCTTCTCCAGGTTCCACTACTGGGACCTGTGCTGGCACCCCTCGATGTCTCCCATGCCAGCTGGCTAGGGACTGCTCCCTGCCCTTGCTGCCTTCTGTCTGGCTGGCTGGCCTGAGCAGGCTGGGACGGGTTCCCTGCCGGGGACGCTCCTGGCCCACCATGCCACGGCTGACAAGTGCTGACTTTTCCTCCCCTTCGCCTGGCCTTCCTGAACAGGCTGCCTGTGTtcggggctgggaggggctggggggaggcacTGTGACGCCTCTCATCCTGGCCAGCGTGGAGGCCTTCAGGGCAGACAGTGGGATAGAGCCTGGGATGGCAGAGTTGGCTGCTAGGACCCTGTGGATCTTCATAAGTGGCCTCTACCTGGGCTTGGGGACCAAGGCCCAGAAGGATGGTATGACCTAACCTAACCATAACCTGGTCAGCAGAACAGAATCCTACCAGGTCTCacctctgcacaaggcaggtCCCAACCTGGTCAGCAGAACAGAATCCTACCAGGTCTTacctctgcacaaggcaggtCCCAGAGTTGGGGTTCTGAAAGGTTTGGAGGTTTCTGATGTCTTTGAGAATCTGAGCAAAACTTTGCACCCTCTCCCAGTCACACTGTATTTT is a window of Physeter macrocephalus isolate SW-GA chromosome 18, ASM283717v5, whole genome shotgun sequence DNA encoding:
- the PTH1R gene encoding parathyroid hormone/parathyroid hormone-related peptide receptor, producing the protein MGASRIAPGLALLLCCPVLSSAYVLVDADDVMTKEEQIFLLHRAQAQCEKRLKEVLQRPADIMESDKGWASASTSGKPKKEKASGKLYPESEEDKEVSTGSRHRGRPCLPEWDHILCWPLGAPGEVVAMPCPDYIYDFNHKGHAYRRCDRNGSWELVPGHNRTWANYSECVKFLTNETREREVFDRLGMIYTVGYSVSLASLTVAVLILAYFRRLHCTRNYIHMHLFLSFMLRAVSIFVKDAVLYSGATLDEAERLTEEELRAIAQAPPPPAAAAGYVGCRVTVTFFLYFLATNYYWILVEGLYLHSLIFMAFFSEKKYLWGFTIFGWGLPAIFVAVWVSVRATLANTGCWDLSSGNKKWIIQVPILASIVLNFILFINIVRVLATKLRETNAGRCDTRQQYRKLLKSTLVLMPLFGVHYIVFMATPYTEVSGTLWQVQMHYEMLFNSFQGFFVAIIYCFCNGEVQAEIKKSWSRWTLALDFKRKARSGSSSYSYGPMVSHTSVTNVGPRTGLGLTLSPRLLPAATANGHPQLPGHTKPGSPALQTTPPAVAAPKDDGFLNGSCSGLDAEASAPERPPVLLQEEWETVM